A window of Maniola hyperantus chromosome 17, iAphHyp1.2, whole genome shotgun sequence genomic DNA:
AAGTTGTAGTACCTAGGTAACTAGAAAGTACTCAATCTAAATAGATAAAAACAAAAGTCCAGACCCACTCACTCATCTACTACCCAGCCCAAACCTTAGGACTTAGAATGCTGAAATATTGCAGAGGGTCCTTTATAAGGTACACAAGAGAATAaagcatgatttttttaaattcccagCAGGCAGCGGCGGAGGAAGCTGCTTAAGGTCACAAGTCATCAATAATAAGTCAACAAGCAGACCAATGGATTGTCCTAATAAGTAGGTGTCACAAGCCCAGACTTGAAATCTATGCAAATAATCTGGCATTAGGCTGAAAAGAACCACAATAGAAGAACTTTCTTAGTCTTGTGCACACTAAAGCCAGCGAAacattatgagaagagtttctcGATGGAGTGACATTCTCTCGACCCTAAATGCACTCATAACAATCTGATAAAAGTTCATTCAATGACTGATTGCTGATTGCAGATAGGTAcgctttgaaatatcaaaaaaaagtaGGTGTATCTACCTTATCTTTGAACAAGTCCTTCAATTCAGCCCAACGAAACTCATACGGTATGTTTGAGACAAATAATCGCTTTCCTTCTGATCTATCGCGATCCCCAGAGCGGTCTCGCGTGGCGTCAGAAAACCTGGATGGTCTGTCTCCACGCCTGGAACGGTCCCTTTCCTTCTCTCTTTGGTTATCcattatctaataataaaacaaacaaatattttttcaacgAAAACCTTTCGAACCTTGAATAGCTTATCACAAGCACAAAAAGCACCCAGAGAGCATTTCACGAACATGAAGAACCATACCGGTACGATTACCTACCTTGTTATGCTCGTTTCAATTACACGGTACACTAAAGTATATTATAGGAAAGCAATtatttagtcaaaatttggtAAATAAAGCGACACAATCTTCGATATTTCACAGTTTCTGTTTGGTTTTTGAATTGTAATACAAATTCAGACAATCTTTcataatttcaataaaacaaaatggcgcgagacgaccatagagtaaagtaatactcATTAATCTATGGTAGGTAATACTGGAGACGGACTGGAActagtaatatagtagataatctatgttaTAGTCCGTGATagtcacagattaatagggatatcagtatattatgtaatactaCATTATAGTGATCTGTGGCAATTACTGGTCTGTGATCTGTGGTAATCActacccagagccgtaaaaaagaattaaaaaaaaagtaatcaCTACGTTATATTTTAAGGTTATCTCTCGCGGTGATTTTTATTACTGGTCGGTGGTGGTCGGTGGCGATCACAGTCTTTTATCCACTGCGATTTATATTTTCCGATGAGCTTAGTTTTGAATTAGAAAGATGAGTGATATATATCAGATATCACCTTGGTATGATACAGAAGAATGGAATCGAGTATATAATGATATATTTGGGGTAAGGTCAACTCTTACTACAAAAAGAAATGCTCTTGACCGGCTCTTTATTTGGAAAGCACGGTGTCCTTCTTTACCTTCTGGCATTGAAGCTACAATGAGTTTGCTAAATGTGAACATCCAGGACCAAGGCCAGCACTACGATATATGTAACGATCATGTACTTCGCTTAGCGTATTCTTCTGCATTAATGCGGTTTGTAAATCATATGTTTGATAAGGAAACTAAGAAAGGTCTTAGCTTGTTTCAAGCTGCAAGCACTTTTGGGGTCCCAGAATGGATTATAGAATTACGTCACAACACTGCACACAGTAATATAGTTCCCCACATTGACTTATTAAGAGAAGCATCTGTTATAAGTTTCGACTGGCTACAGAAAAATTATTGGGATAAACATAAATCATGCATTAGTGACTTTATCGTAGGCAATGTGTACATTGAAacagaaattgaaaaaaagatAACATTGCTAATGAACTTTTGTGTTTCACTAAGTATTTGTTCACATcccatatacaatattaaaaatttagcTGAAATAAACGATATTAATTTGAGAGAATCTTTAGTTAATGATGCTAGAGAAGTATGCGAAGACCTTGAtttcacaaatttaaaaatcatttcaatAGATACTCTACAAAACATACTTAACATTCAGGCTAAGAAGATACTGATTGATGAAGCTGCCTCTAGTTATGTTAACAAAGCACTATTGTCAAATGAATCTGCATTTGTTTCCCTAGAAATATTGAAATCTCTAGACTATATTGGTTATACTACTGATAAACCATTAAATACAGAATATGTACAATGTTTCACTGGACTTTTGAGTTTCCTTTTTACATATGACTTATTGAAAGATTTTGTATTGGAGCTTATCAAAGTAACACAGAGTGAACATGAAAACGGTGTTAAATGTAAACTTGCAGCTAAATGGGTATCTGTTATATTAAAAGCTTTAAGAAACAATCAACAATTTATGGAAaagatatataagtaagtataggtacttactatttgctttaaagtttttttattatcttataCCTACAATCTGCTCTCCTACACATCTGTGTAGTCTTTCTAGCCTTGAAAACTACAATTAGTTATGTTTTGAGTTTTATATTAAAACATTTATACTTACTCACTTTTTTGCTGAAATTATGAGAGGTGCATGCTGATCCCAgcatgcacctctaattttttcaggttatgtttgttttaagcatttaaatatcccttgctttaagggtaaaggaaaacaacgcgaggaaacccgcatgcctgagagttctccataattctGAGGAGACAtgagctcagtagtgagccggtgataggtgATCATGAAGAATGATATTATAATGCTTTTTATTAATTACAGGGCTGATACTGATATAATGTCAAAGGATGAAAAAGAACTAAAAAGTTTATACTATCACTGGTATCCTAACGATAAGAAGAGaactttatttttgaatttgcaCAAGTCAGTACCAAGAGAGTTTACCAATATTAATTTCATCCGGccaataatatcaacttacaatcCCTATCTAGCGCTATTTATCAGAGATCTTTTAAACCTAGTACGACCTCAACTATCTGATTCTGTTAAGACAAAAATATGTCAACTTGCAAAAGTTATTGCATCACCGGAAAAATTCCCAGTTATGTcttcaaaaatatatacatCAGATGATCTTGATCCAGCAAATAATTTAGATGCTAAAAATGAATCTAAGCAATATGAAGATGTAAAAATTATAGACGTCCAAATGGAGAGCAAAGAGAAAGTTGAAAAAGATGGAAGTAAGCTAAAGTTTGGAGTATGGCAATTGGCCTCTAAAAATGCTGCTTGGGCCACCTGTCCAATAGGACAACTCCCTTGGACTCAACTAACTATTGAACCTATGGAAACTCAGTGATTTgattatagaaatagaaattaaagCCAGTTAGTTATCCACAgcaattgtttattttttatcataatttgtatacagtataataatattttggttacattttattaaaattattatattgacaCATTATAGGACTTCTAAAAGTAGATTGATTAATATACATGTAATTAGTATATTACAAATCTCTTAAGAGGAAGATAACTCAactgttattataaaattaaaaaaatgtgttttgaaaaatattggTCCTTAGCAATTACAAAATATTCTTGACCTTAATGAACTGCTATTTTTTAttactgttgtaattttaacaaACATTGAAATATCAAATCAAGTAATATCTTAACCAATATCAGTAACTTTTTCACATTTTGAAATCAGAAGATTcccaataataaaaacaaaagtttaaaatcacatttataattcaaaattgtttttaacaattcaagtaggtacacaaatcataattttcaaaacctaaaatTCGTATAACTAAACATCAGGCACCAGTTCAAAATTTTCAACACCATGAATCATAAAATATGAATATCCTAAAAACTAATTAACTTAAAACAAACTATCAGTATCAGTATGTATAACACAGCAGTAACTAAGTAGTTACACTTCTAATATTTACAGAACTTTACaaggattttattttatctacaaAGACTTGttacttttaaaatactaaAACAGGAGCCACATTGAACATTTATCAAAAACCTACCACATGTATATTAAACTAATGTAAAGCATAAAAGTTATGTAGGGATGTGGAATTAAAACTTTAAAGGTATATattctatataaaatattgttttcagAGATTTTAGCTGTATGCCGCTAATGAATACTTTGATTCTAAAAATCTGCAATACACATTCAATAAGAGTTAACATTTAGTAAAAGACAACAATTTCTAAACATTTAttagacataataatatgaactgCTGCTTGTTGAAAGCAAATAAGTTGAAGGCACAGAAAGTACAGTAATTACTGTGACACAACCcccaataaaaacaaatatttttgaatttattactCGCTAAAATATATTCAGCATCTcagtgaaaatattaatttagataaGTAGCACAGTTTTCATACCATTTTTTTGTGTATGACCTTAAATATaacattaaattataatttgagATTCAAACGAACGTCGCGATATAAAATGGCCTCCACTTTGTAAGACTGTAATTAAAAAATGAGTTCGCAAATCACAATTAATATCAAGCAGTAACTTAATTCTAAAAGTATGTTTAGTACATAAATTACATGTCACAGAGATATTCGTTGTTTAAAcatgtataataagtaataactaattaattaaaagcAGACGAAATGTTTGTGACTTAACAATAATTCAAATAGCTTAACAATAGACAGTCTTTTAGAATATGAAACGAATAAAATACAAGCAAGAACACTAAAAAGCTCAAATTTTTCTAGAGTAACAGTGCGGTTCATGATATCGACAAAAAGCATCAAAAACGCTGTCTAAAAAACTTTCATCCTATTTCAATAGACAAAGTTTTAGTGACGTTATTTGATATTTATCAGCATTGCTATCCTAGAAAACTAGAACTTAACTGATGCATCACGTGATAAAATGTTTCTAACATTTAATTCTATAGACAAAATGTATATTTAAATATACTAGATTTTACAAAATAGGTGTTAGTACAGTACTGTAAATATCCATGGCTTTGTATTGTTGCTATGGCAACTTGCATGTAgataattatattgtatattaggaataaaattaatggcagTTTCCCCGAATATAAGAGACCGTCAGTTGGCTAAAAGTAATGTAAATGTAGGGTGTTATTcggattccgtacccgaagagacccaacgggaccctattgctaagccttcgctgtccgtccgtctgttagagggctgtatctcgtgaaccgtaataggtagagagttgaaattttcacagaatgccactttaacaacaaaataatgaaaatttttaaaaaaattgtacgatgatacagaacccttcgtgtgcgagtccgacctgcacttgaccgatttttataaacttaaaatcaCTGTATCtcaaatgttaaaatattttctttttaacacaATTATAATAATCACAATAAACTGGATTTCCGCGTATACCAAGACGATTAAGTACAAATCCTCTTTCACAGACATTAATTTGGTGCTAGTGGGCTGGAGCTGATTCCGATTTTTGAATTTccaaataatgtggctaattccgttgtacacgaactctaaactaaactaaaatagcacgtctaaatctattgctatccctttcataatgttgcttgcggaaaaggatagcactagatttagacccgataatttagtttaatttagagattgtgtacaagagaatcggccccaatgtataTCTAAGGAATCGTTTTAACAATTTGTTGTATTGGAAATCTAAAATTGTCTCATTAAGTTCATGCGGTGCTTTGTCATTTTTAGATGCATTGCTTTCTCCAGCAAGTTTATTTGGAATACAATGACAGAAAACATGCtcttttgtgattggttggtcactcaaaatggttaacacccactaactttttgtctttgtcttTGAATTACGTATTACGTGAACGAGAGAGccctatattaacttctctccgtggatagagaataatttaaaatggctaaaataaattaaatactatCTAAAGTGACactacatatttttaattaattcttgCATTTTTTTCTCCAGccaaggtatagtacgcgacaggacgacaatcggggtggggacgtcccgcacacccgcctcataccccgattgctgtcTCGACCttcgcgacctgtcgcgtattatagttTCAGCCAGGGGtggaaataaaatacataaataatattgcTTTAGATGTATAGTTAGTAGTCTTATAGGTCTTATTTCACAAACCACCGAACAACTTTTTTAGCTTGTACTGGCGGAGAACTGCCAGTACAAAAAGTGCTAAATAGATTTTATTGCCAAAAGAAAATTTTCACATGAAGCAGCTAATTCTGTTgcacacaatttctaaactaaactgaaattactggtctaaatatattgctatctctttcataactCTCCCTACGGAAAAGGATACCACTAGTTTTAGATCTGACAAATTAGTTAAGTTTAgcgattgtgtacaacagaattaaccaCAATATCATGTTATGACGAATTAGTTTTGCGTTTTTATtaggctttttttttaaatttaaatatggacaATAGTTTAAAAGCAATAAAATTCaccttttaatatttattttcagtatAACCGTATGGCAAgactttcattttaaaaaaggttcaaaaattacgtcaaatacctataaaatatttgaatgaaTTTATCAATGGTTGATGTGCCCGTAAATCATTTTTACGGTTAAATGAACGTAGTATCATGATGAAATATACTTCTCTCATTCTAACAACAGCTAAAAAGCCATTAGGGGAATAGTGTCGCTATACCACTAATAGCACactaattaaaacaataaacctTTCCTGTTttgttcgattttttttttaatgttgtgtTTTTCCAAATGtttatagtaataaaaaaaatatagtcatGTATAATGACAGTTTCGATTGAATTGTAGCCCTAGTAGTTTCTTATTTCTACAGCGTAGTCTCTAGTAAACTCCCACTCTATTCCCCTTCTAATATTAGTCATTTGCGGAGAATTTAGCCAACTTTATATAACCACCAAAAAGATTTACAGGCACTCAATTGTTGTttataaattcaatatttttatttatcgaaTTTTTGGTTTTAGTCAACTACGGATCTATAGCCCTAGCATATTGGACAAAACGAATCTCACGCGGAATTTTATGGTTGGGCTCCACTATCAGGATTCGGCAAATGAGACCTGAGATCGTGAAATTGTGTGGCCGGTGGCATCTCGTCCACACAATCGCGTTAACCCGAATGAATAGTTGGCGCGAATATAGGTTTATAAAAAATCTCGCGCGAACTTTTTTCCCCCGGGATATATCTATTATACAACTATGCGCTGTCACAGAAAACACAATGTCGCGTGACCGGCAGGCTGATTTgccaaagttatttaaaaattagcCAAACACAAAACATTCGCCGTATCCCGAATAGTGTGGCCAGTTGATTTGCCGAATACCGAATCATATTTGCCAGAGctcgaatcatttgccgaaATCATTAGCGGAGCCGTAAAAAATTAACTAACTCATTACAAATCACTATTAAAGG
This region includes:
- the LOC117990120 gene encoding uncharacterized protein isoform X1 produces the protein MSDIYQISPWYDTEEWNRVYNDIFGVRSTLTTKRNALDRLFIWKARCPSLPSGIEATMSLLNVNIQDQGQHYDICNDHVLRLAYSSALMRFVNHMFDKETKKGLSLFQAASTFGVPEWIIELRHNTAHSNIVPHIDLLREASVISFDWLQKNYWDKHKSCISDFIVGNVYIETEIEKKITLLMNFCVSLSICSHPIYNIKNLAEINDINLRESLVNDAREVCEDLDFTNLKIISIDTLQNILNIQAKKILIDEAASSYVNKALLSNESAFVSLEILKSLDYIGYTTDKPLNTEYVQCFTGLLSFLFTYDLLKDFVLELIKVTQSEHENGVKCKLAAKWVSVILKALRNNQQFMEKIYKADTDIMSKDEKELKSLYYHWYPNDKKRTLFLNLHKSVPREFTNINFIRPIISTYNPYLALFIRDLLNLVRPQLSDSVKTKICQLAKVIASPEKFPVMSSKIYTSDDLDPANNLDAKNESKQYEDVKIIDVQMESKEKVEKDGSKLKFGVWQLASKNAAWATCPIGQLPWTQLTIEPMETQ
- the LOC117990120 gene encoding uncharacterized protein isoform X2, giving the protein MIQKNGIEYIMIYLGADTDIMSKDEKELKSLYYHWYPNDKKRTLFLNLHKSVPREFTNINFIRPIISTYNPYLALFIRDLLNLVRPQLSDSVKTKICQLAKVIASPEKFPVMSSKIYTSDDLDPANNLDAKNESKQYEDVKIIDVQMESKEKVEKDGSKLKFGVWQLASKNAAWATCPIGQLPWTQLTIEPMETQ